From Lysobacter auxotrophicus, the proteins below share one genomic window:
- the secA gene encoding preprotein translocase subunit SecA, protein MLNSLLTRVFGSRNDRLLRQLQRSVAKINVLEPEMQKLSDEQLQAKTAEFQKRIADGESLDKILPEAFAVCREASKRVLGMRHYDVQLIGGMVLHLGKIAEMRTGEGKTLVATLPVYLNALEGKGVHVVTVNDYLARRDSAWMGRLYNWLGLSVGVVYPGMPHSDKHAAYAADITYGTNNEFGFDYLRDNMALSKEDRFQRSLHYAIVDEVDSILIDEARTPLIISGPADESPELYIKVNRIVPQLSRQATEDSEGDYWVDEKGKQVHLSEAGQERAEHLLRQAGILQGEDDTLYGAQNLSVVHHLNAAMRAHAIYQRDVDYIVRDGEVVIVDEFTGRTLAGRRWSDGLHQAVEAKEGVPVQRENQTLASITFQNLFRMYKKLSGMTGTADTEAYEFQSIYGLEVIVIPTHKPIQRKDHPDAVFLNRNGKYRAVLNEIKDANARKQPVLVGTTSIEVSEMLSQQLRDAGIHHEVLNAKQHEREAQIVAQAGRPGAITIATNMAGRGTDIVLGGSLENEIAELEAKNDGHIDEVTKARLKSEWQARHEAVKAAGGLHIVGTERHESRRIDNQLRGRAGRQGDPGSSRFYLSLEDNLMRIFAADWVQRVMARMGLKEDDIIESPLVTKQIANAQRKVEAHNFDIRKNLLDFDDVNNDQRKVIYSQRDELLEADSVQENVEGIRGDVVADMVARFVPPNSVDDQWDLPGLEATLASEFGVQMSLGEFVGKSEEVDAETIERLVQEAVEGHFTQREAQLGGETMRLLEKHIMLNVLDQNWKEHLARMDYLRQGIHLRGYAQKQPKQEYKKEAFELFSEMLEKVKREVVTLLARVRIRSEDEVAALEAQERAAAEAQARQMQFQHASAGGYGADEEAAQAQQAAAGGDVFANVGRNDPCPCGSGKKYKHCHGQIA, encoded by the coding sequence ATGCTCAACAGCCTGCTTACCCGCGTTTTCGGCAGCCGCAACGATCGCCTGCTGCGCCAACTGCAACGCTCCGTCGCCAAGATCAACGTGCTTGAGCCGGAGATGCAGAAGCTCTCCGATGAGCAATTGCAGGCCAAGACGGCGGAGTTCCAGAAGCGCATCGCCGATGGCGAGTCGCTCGACAAGATCCTGCCCGAGGCGTTCGCCGTCTGCCGCGAGGCGTCCAAGCGCGTGCTCGGCATGCGCCACTACGACGTCCAGCTGATCGGCGGCATGGTCCTGCACCTGGGCAAGATCGCCGAAATGCGCACCGGCGAGGGCAAGACCCTGGTCGCCACACTGCCGGTGTACCTCAACGCGCTGGAAGGCAAGGGCGTCCACGTCGTCACCGTGAACGACTACCTCGCCCGCCGCGACTCGGCGTGGATGGGCCGCCTGTACAACTGGCTGGGCCTCAGCGTCGGCGTGGTCTACCCGGGCATGCCGCACAGCGACAAGCACGCCGCGTACGCCGCCGACATCACCTACGGCACCAACAACGAATTCGGCTTCGACTACCTGCGCGACAACATGGCGCTGTCGAAGGAAGACCGTTTCCAGCGCAGCCTGCATTACGCGATCGTCGACGAGGTCGACTCGATCCTGATCGACGAGGCGCGCACGCCGCTGATCATTTCCGGCCCGGCAGACGAGTCGCCGGAGCTGTACATCAAGGTCAACCGCATCGTCCCGCAGCTGTCGCGCCAGGCGACGGAAGACAGCGAAGGCGATTACTGGGTCGACGAGAAGGGCAAGCAGGTGCACCTGTCGGAAGCAGGCCAGGAACGCGCCGAGCACCTGCTGCGCCAGGCCGGCATTCTGCAGGGCGAGGACGACACGCTGTACGGCGCGCAGAACCTCAGCGTCGTGCACCACCTCAACGCCGCCATGCGTGCGCACGCCATCTACCAGCGCGACGTGGATTACATCGTCCGCGACGGCGAGGTGGTGATCGTCGACGAGTTCACCGGCCGCACGCTCGCGGGTCGTCGCTGGTCCGACGGCCTGCACCAGGCGGTGGAAGCGAAGGAAGGCGTGCCGGTCCAGCGCGAGAACCAGACGCTGGCGAGCATCACCTTCCAGAACCTGTTCCGCATGTACAAGAAGCTGTCCGGCATGACCGGTACGGCGGACACCGAGGCGTACGAATTCCAGAGCATCTACGGCCTGGAAGTCATCGTGATCCCGACGCACAAGCCGATCCAGCGAAAGGACCACCCCGATGCGGTGTTCCTCAACCGCAACGGCAAGTACCGCGCGGTGCTCAACGAGATCAAGGACGCCAACGCGCGCAAGCAGCCGGTGCTGGTCGGCACGACGTCGATCGAAGTGTCGGAAATGCTCAGCCAGCAGCTGCGCGACGCCGGCATCCACCACGAAGTCCTCAACGCCAAGCAGCATGAGCGCGAGGCGCAGATCGTCGCGCAGGCCGGTCGTCCGGGCGCGATCACCATCGCCACCAACATGGCCGGTCGCGGTACCGACATCGTGCTGGGCGGTTCGCTCGAGAACGAGATCGCCGAGCTCGAGGCCAAGAACGACGGCCACATCGACGAGGTCACCAAGGCCCGCCTGAAGTCCGAATGGCAGGCGCGCCATGAAGCGGTGAAGGCCGCTGGCGGCCTGCACATCGTGGGCACCGAGCGCCACGAGAGCCGCCGCATCGACAACCAGCTGCGCGGCCGCGCCGGTCGCCAGGGCGACCCGGGTTCCTCGCGCTTCTACCTGTCGCTCGAAGACAACCTGATGCGCATCTTCGCGGCCGACTGGGTGCAGCGCGTGATGGCGCGCATGGGCCTGAAGGAAGACGACATCATCGAAAGCCCGCTGGTGACCAAGCAGATCGCCAACGCGCAGCGCAAGGTCGAGGCCCACAACTTCGACATCCGCAAGAACCTGCTCGACTTCGACGACGTCAACAACGACCAGCGCAAGGTCATCTACAGCCAGCGCGACGAGCTGCTGGAAGCCGACAGCGTGCAGGAAAACGTCGAAGGGATCCGCGGCGACGTCGTGGCCGACATGGTGGCGCGCTTCGTGCCGCCGAACTCGGTGGACGACCAGTGGGACCTGCCGGGCCTGGAAGCGACGCTCGCGTCCGAGTTCGGCGTGCAGATGTCGCTGGGCGAGTTCGTTGGCAAGAGCGAGGAAGTCGACGCCGAGACGATCGAGCGCCTGGTGCAGGAGGCCGTCGAAGGCCACTTCACGCAGCGCGAAGCGCAGCTCGGCGGCGAGACGATGCGCCTGCTGGAAAAGCACATCATGCTCAACGTGCTCGACCAGAACTGGAAGGAGCACCTGGCGCGCATGGACTACCTGCGCCAGGGCATCCACCTGCGCGGTTACGCGCAGAAGCAGCCGAAGCAGGAATACAAGAAGGAAGCGTTCGAGCTGTTCTCCGAAATGCTGGAGAAGGTGAAGCGCGAAGTCGTGACGCTGCTGGCGCGCGTGCGCATCCGCAGCGAGGACGAAGTCGCCGCGCTGGAAGCGCAGGAGCGCGCGGCCGCCGAAGCGCAGGCGCGCCAGATGCAGTTCCAGCACGCGTCCGCCGGCGGCTACGGCGCCGACGAGGAAGCCGCGCAGGCGCAGCAGGCTGCAGCGGGTGGCGACGTGTTCGCCAATGTCGGTCGCAACGATCCCTGCCCGTGCGGCAGCGGCAAGAAGTACAAGCATTGCCATGGGCAGATCGCCTGA
- a CDS encoding Nudix family hydrolase, whose protein sequence is MSTSSPTDVARAVAPEAVSGSLRHVEVVAGVIRDARGRVLLARRTEGRDLAGLWEFPGGKHEPGESAEGALARELHEELGIDVDIGAPLINVPQRYPDKRLRLDVRSIAAWRGHARGLEGQALVWVPPQKLGSYAMPPADRPVVAALLQPAHYLVTPPPQEGDAGWLARLERALANGVRRVQLRAPGLDTQRWHSLASQAAALCRHAGADVLVNGDSALALELGIGLHLPARMLHGLSERPVPPGVSLAASCHDVDDLLAAEALACDFAVLGTLKPTPSHPGVEGIGWGGFAGMRERVSLPIYAIGGLGPGDVDEARAHGAQGIAAIRGLWPST, encoded by the coding sequence GTGAGCACCTCTTCTCCCACGGACGTCGCGCGCGCGGTCGCCCCCGAAGCGGTCAGCGGCTCGTTGCGCCATGTCGAAGTCGTCGCCGGCGTCATTCGTGACGCGCGCGGGCGCGTGCTGCTCGCCCGGCGCACCGAAGGCCGCGACCTTGCGGGTCTATGGGAATTCCCCGGCGGCAAGCACGAGCCCGGCGAGTCCGCCGAAGGGGCCCTGGCGCGTGAGCTCCACGAAGAACTGGGGATCGACGTCGACATCGGCGCGCCCCTGATCAACGTGCCCCAGCGTTATCCCGACAAGCGCCTTCGCCTGGACGTGCGCAGCATCGCCGCCTGGCGCGGTCACGCGCGTGGGCTGGAAGGGCAGGCGCTGGTGTGGGTGCCGCCCCAGAAGCTGGGCAGTTATGCGATGCCGCCGGCGGATCGCCCGGTCGTCGCCGCCTTGCTGCAGCCGGCGCACTACCTCGTCACGCCGCCACCTCAGGAGGGCGACGCGGGATGGCTGGCGCGGCTGGAGCGCGCACTCGCGAACGGCGTGCGACGCGTGCAGTTGCGCGCGCCGGGACTGGATACGCAGCGTTGGCATTCATTGGCTTCGCAAGCCGCGGCCCTGTGCCGCCACGCCGGCGCGGACGTGCTGGTGAATGGCGATAGCGCGCTGGCGCTGGAACTGGGCATCGGACTGCATCTGCCGGCGCGCATGCTTCACGGGTTGTCCGAGCGTCCGGTGCCTCCGGGCGTGTCGCTGGCCGCGTCGTGCCATGACGTCGACGACCTGCTTGCCGCCGAGGCATTGGCGTGCGATTTCGCGGTGCTGGGCACGTTGAAGCCGACGCCAAGCCATCCCGGCGTCGAGGGGATCGGTTGGGGCGGTTTCGCCGGGATGCGCGAACGCGTGTCGCTGCCGATCTACGCCATCGGCGGGCTCGGTCCGGGCGACGTGGACGAAGCACGTGCGCACGGCGCGCAGGGCATCGCCGCGATCCGCGGGTTGTGGCCGTCGACCTGA
- the coaE gene encoding dephospho-CoA kinase (Dephospho-CoA kinase (CoaE) performs the final step in coenzyme A biosynthesis.) has product MSEFIVAVTGGVASGKSEVTRHFEALGIVVADADVAARIAVERGSAGLAEVVAAFGDEVLAPDGSLDRAAMRRYVFGDETARRRLEAIVHPRVRASLRDACLAAPGPYAVAAIPLLAEGGGREAYPWLSRILVVDVPVEVQRARVMARDRVDAELAQRMIAAQATRDQRLAIADDIIVNDGPVELLASHVAALDRRYRALAAARG; this is encoded by the coding sequence ATGAGCGAGTTCATCGTAGCCGTCACCGGAGGCGTCGCGTCCGGTAAGAGCGAAGTGACGCGCCACTTCGAGGCGCTCGGCATCGTGGTGGCCGATGCGGACGTGGCGGCTCGCATCGCCGTCGAACGCGGCTCGGCGGGATTGGCGGAAGTCGTCGCCGCCTTCGGTGACGAAGTCCTCGCGCCCGACGGCAGCCTCGATCGCGCCGCGATGCGGCGTTACGTATTCGGCGACGAAACCGCGCGCCGCCGGCTGGAAGCGATCGTCCATCCCCGCGTTCGCGCGAGTCTGCGCGATGCCTGCCTCGCAGCGCCGGGGCCGTACGCGGTCGCCGCGATTCCGCTGCTCGCCGAAGGCGGCGGGAGGGAGGCGTATCCGTGGTTGTCGCGCATCCTTGTGGTCGACGTACCCGTCGAGGTGCAGCGGGCGCGCGTGATGGCGCGCGATCGCGTCGACGCGGAACTGGCGCAGCGGATGATTGCGGCGCAGGCCACGCGCGACCAGCGCCTGGCGATCGCGGACGACATCATCGTGAATGACGGCCCCGTCGAGCTGCTCGCCTCGCACGTGGCCGCGCTGGATCGGCGGTACCGCGCATTGGCGGCAGCGCGCGGTTAG
- a CDS encoding prepilin peptidase — protein sequence MAFLDQNPAIGFPLTAGLGLLVGSFLNVVILRLPKRLEWQWRRDSREVLGEPDTYDPPPPGIVIERSHCPHCKHQLSWYENIPVFSYLALRGKCRNCKAPISPQYPLVELLTMLLVIASVWRFGFGWQGFGAIVFTCFLIVLSGIDLRTQLLPDQLTLPLMWLGLIAASDNLYFPAKPALLGAVAGYLSLWIVWWLFKQLTGKEGMGHGDFKLLAAIGAWAGLKGILPTILLSSVIGAVIGSIWLAMKGRDRATPIPFGPYLAIAGWITFFWGDQMVGTYMQFAGLK from the coding sequence ATGGCATTTCTCGATCAAAACCCCGCCATCGGATTCCCGCTGACGGCCGGGCTCGGCCTGCTGGTCGGCAGCTTCCTCAACGTGGTGATCCTGCGCCTGCCCAAGCGGCTGGAATGGCAGTGGCGCCGCGACAGCCGTGAAGTCCTCGGCGAACCGGACACCTACGATCCGCCGCCTCCCGGCATCGTGATCGAGCGCTCGCACTGTCCGCATTGCAAGCACCAGCTGTCGTGGTACGAGAACATCCCGGTGTTCAGCTACCTCGCGCTGCGCGGCAAATGCCGCAACTGCAAGGCACCGATCTCGCCGCAGTACCCACTCGTCGAACTGCTGACCATGCTGCTCGTGATCGCGAGCGTGTGGCGCTTCGGCTTCGGCTGGCAGGGCTTCGGCGCGATCGTCTTCACGTGCTTCCTGATCGTGCTCTCCGGCATCGACCTGCGCACGCAGTTGTTGCCCGACCAGCTCACCTTGCCGTTGATGTGGCTGGGCCTGATCGCGGCGTCGGACAACCTCTACTTCCCGGCCAAGCCCGCGCTGCTCGGCGCGGTCGCGGGCTATCTCAGCCTGTGGATCGTCTGGTGGCTGTTCAAACAGCTCACGGGCAAGGAAGGCATGGGGCATGGCGACTTCAAGCTGCTGGCCGCCATCGGCGCCTGGGCCGGGTTGAAGGGCATCCTGCCGACCATCCTTCTCTCCTCGGTCATCGGTGCGGTGATCGGTTCGATCTGGCTCGCCATGAAGGGCCGCGATCGGGCGACACCGATTCCGTTCGGCCCGTATCTCGCCATCGCCGGCTGGATCACCTTCTTCTGGGGCGACCAGATGGTCGGTACCTACATGCAGTTCGCCGGCCTGAAATAG
- a CDS encoding type II secretion system F family protein: MDTFVWQGTDKRGKVMKGEQPAKNANSLRAELRKQGITPRTVKVKGKPLMGGAGRRITPLDIAIFSRQLATMMKSGVPIVGAIEIIANGNKNPKMTTLLNTIRSDIESGSSLYEALSKHPVQFDELYRNLVKAGEGAGVLETVLDTIATYKENIEALKGKIKKAMFYPAAVVAVALIVSAILLVFVVPQFESVFKSFGADLPAFTKLVIAMSDFMVAYWWLVGAIVGGAIVAFIMAQKRSVAFSRFLDRTMLKLPVIGQILHNSAIARFSRTLAVTFKAGVPLVEALDIVAGATGNCVYEDAVRNIRDDVSVGYPVNMAMKQVNVFPHMVVQMTAIGEEAGALDTMLFKVAEFYEQEVNNAVDALSSLLEPMIMVFLGVVVGGMVVAMYLPIFKLGAVVG; encoded by the coding sequence ATGGACACCTTCGTCTGGCAAGGCACCGACAAGCGCGGCAAGGTGATGAAGGGCGAGCAGCCGGCGAAGAACGCCAACTCGCTGCGCGCCGAACTTCGCAAGCAGGGCATCACGCCGCGCACGGTGAAGGTGAAGGGCAAGCCGTTGATGGGTGGCGCCGGGCGTCGCATCACGCCGCTCGACATCGCCATCTTCAGCCGCCAGCTTGCGACGATGATGAAGTCGGGCGTGCCGATCGTCGGCGCGATCGAGATCATCGCCAACGGCAACAAGAACCCGAAGATGACCACGCTCCTCAACACGATCCGCTCGGACATCGAGAGCGGCTCGTCGTTGTACGAGGCGTTGAGCAAGCATCCGGTCCAGTTCGACGAGTTGTACCGCAACCTGGTCAAGGCCGGTGAAGGCGCGGGTGTGCTGGAAACGGTGCTCGACACCATCGCCACCTACAAGGAAAACATCGAAGCCCTGAAGGGCAAGATCAAGAAGGCGATGTTCTACCCCGCCGCGGTCGTTGCGGTGGCCCTGATCGTGTCGGCGATCCTGCTGGTGTTCGTGGTGCCGCAGTTCGAGAGCGTGTTCAAGAGCTTCGGCGCGGACCTGCCGGCGTTCACCAAGCTCGTCATCGCGATGAGCGATTTCATGGTGGCCTACTGGTGGCTGGTGGGCGCGATCGTGGGCGGCGCCATCGTCGCCTTCATCATGGCGCAGAAGCGCTCGGTCGCATTCTCAAGATTCCTCGACCGAACCATGCTGAAGCTGCCGGTCATCGGCCAGATCCTGCACAACTCCGCGATCGCACGCTTCTCGCGCACGCTGGCAGTGACGTTCAAGGCGGGTGTGCCGCTGGTGGAAGCGCTCGACATCGTGGCCGGCGCGACCGGCAACTGCGTCTACGAAGACGCGGTACGCAACATCCGCGACGACGTGTCCGTCGGTTACCCCGTCAACATGGCGATGAAGCAGGTCAACGTCTTTCCGCACATGGTCGTGCAGATGACGGCGATCGGCGAAGAAGCCGGCGCGCTCGACACGATGCTGTTCAAGGTCGCCGAGTTCTACGAGCAGGAAGTGAACAACGCGGTCGACGCGCTCTCCAGCCTGCTGGAACCCATGATCATGGTGTTCCTGGGCGTGGTTGTCGGCGGCATGGTCGTGGCGATGTACCTGCCGATCTTCAAGCTCGGCGCGGTCGTGGGCTAA
- the pilB gene encoding type IV-A pilus assembly ATPase PilB, producing MNAAATANLVGITGIARRLVLDGALDDSAARQALSAATAAKQPITAYLAEKRLVTPAQLAAANSIEFGVPLFDATTLDPAQTAIKLVNEALVRKHQVLPLYRRGNRLFVGVSDPTNTQALDEIKFQSNLAIEPILISEDQIQRCIDKWLEASDALADTVGSDEGLENLDISGGEEVSSDSTVDVKTDDTPVVKFVNKVLVDAIRRGASDIHFEPYETEYRVRLRIDGLLKQVTKVPTNLAGRIAARLKVMSQLDIAEKRVPQDGRIKLNISKTKQVDFRVSTLPTLFGEKVVLRILDGSAAKLGIDKLGYEDDQRALYEAALAKPYGMVLVTGPTGSGKTVSLYTGLNILNEEERNISTVEDPVEIRVPGINQVQMNVKRGMTFAAALRSFLRQDPDVVMVGEIRDLETAEIAVKAAQTGHLVLSTLHTNDAPQTVSRLMNMGIAPYNITSSVTLIIAQRLARRLHDCKREVPLPDHALLAEGFTQQEVDAGLKIYEAVGCPDCTEGYKGRTGIYQVMPMTEKIQAIVLQGGNALDIAEASKQSGVRDLRQSALLKVKNGVTSLAEINRVTKD from the coding sequence ATGAACGCAGCCGCCACCGCCAATCTGGTGGGGATAACCGGCATCGCCCGGCGCCTCGTCCTGGACGGAGCGCTGGACGATTCGGCCGCTCGTCAGGCGCTGAGCGCCGCGACCGCCGCCAAGCAGCCGATCACCGCCTACCTGGCCGAAAAGCGCCTCGTGACGCCGGCGCAGCTGGCGGCCGCCAACTCGATCGAATTCGGCGTGCCGCTGTTCGACGCGACGACGCTGGATCCGGCGCAGACGGCCATCAAGCTGGTCAACGAGGCGCTGGTCCGCAAGCATCAGGTGCTGCCGCTCTACCGGCGCGGCAACCGCTTGTTCGTCGGCGTTTCGGATCCGACCAACACGCAGGCGCTGGACGAGATCAAGTTCCAGAGCAACCTCGCGATCGAGCCGATCCTCATCAGCGAGGACCAGATCCAGCGCTGCATCGACAAGTGGCTCGAGGCCAGCGATGCCCTCGCCGATACGGTCGGCAGCGACGAGGGCCTGGAGAATCTTGATATCTCCGGCGGCGAAGAGGTCTCCAGCGACAGCACCGTCGATGTCAAGACCGACGACACGCCGGTCGTGAAGTTCGTCAACAAGGTGCTGGTGGATGCGATTCGTCGCGGCGCCTCGGACATCCACTTCGAGCCGTACGAAACCGAATACCGCGTGCGCCTGCGCATCGATGGCCTGCTCAAGCAGGTCACGAAGGTGCCGACCAACCTCGCCGGTCGAATCGCCGCGCGCCTTAAGGTCATGTCGCAGCTCGACATCGCCGAAAAGCGCGTGCCGCAGGACGGCCGCATCAAGCTCAACATTTCCAAGACCAAGCAGGTCGACTTCCGCGTCAGCACGCTGCCCACGCTGTTCGGCGAGAAGGTGGTGCTGCGTATCCTCGACGGCAGTGCGGCCAAGCTGGGCATCGACAAGCTCGGTTACGAGGACGACCAGCGCGCGCTCTATGAAGCCGCGCTGGCGAAGCCCTACGGCATGGTGCTGGTCACCGGCCCGACCGGCTCGGGTAAGACGGTGTCGCTCTACACCGGCCTGAACATCCTCAACGAGGAAGAGCGCAACATCTCCACCGTTGAAGACCCGGTCGAAATCCGCGTGCCGGGCATCAACCAGGTGCAGATGAACGTCAAGCGCGGCATGACCTTCGCCGCCGCGTTGCGCAGCTTCCTGCGACAGGACCCGGACGTGGTGATGGTCGGCGAAATCCGCGACCTGGAAACGGCGGAGATCGCGGTCAAGGCCGCACAGACGGGCCACCTGGTGCTCTCCACGCTGCATACCAACGACGCCCCGCAGACCGTCTCGCGCCTGATGAACATGGGCATCGCGCCCTACAACATCACCTCGTCGGTGACGTTGATCATCGCGCAGCGACTCGCCCGCCGCCTGCACGACTGCAAGCGCGAAGTGCCGTTGCCGGACCACGCGTTGCTGGCCGAAGGCTTCACCCAGCAGGAAGTGGATGCCGGCCTGAAGATCTACGAAGCCGTCGGCTGCCCCGACTGCACCGAAGGCTACAAGGGCCGAACCGGCATCTACCAGGTCATGCCGATGACCGAGAAGATCCAGGCGATCGTGCTCCAGGGCGGAAACGCGCTGGACATCGCCGAAGCGTCCAAGCAATCCGGCGTCCGCGACCTGCGTCAGTCGGCGCTGCTGAAAGTGAAGAACGGCGTGACCAGCCTCGCCGAAATCAACCGTGTAACCAAGGACTAA